In Abditibacteriaceae bacterium, one DNA window encodes the following:
- a CDS encoding IS3 family transposase, whose protein sequence is ARQEVGHYIESYYNQQRRHSALGYLSPVEFEKQQSLITGA, encoded by the coding sequence AAGCTCGGCAGGAGGTGGGGCACTATATCGAAAGTTATTACAATCAACAGCGGCGTCATTCCGCGCTGGGCTATCTCAGCCCGGTTGAATTTGAAAAACAACAATCTTTAATAACCGGCGCTTAA
- a CDS encoding DDE-type integrase/transposase/recombinase, which translates to MPTCSLRYKSCRPDDTVLRGRLRELAQERPRFDYRRLGVLLCRGGHLVNLKRGLRLYREEGLKLRARKRKRVASAQRVQPEATSDINQRWSMDFMSDTLSCGRRFRSLNIVDCHNREALCIEVDSPLSGERVVWVLQCLSETRGLPQTIQGDNGPEFTGRDLDEWAFKNRVKLLFIEPGKPVQNAVWNCCDLVEDKLSAGY; encoded by the coding sequence ATGCCAACCTGCAGCTTGCGCTACAAAAGCTGTCGTCCCGATGATACTGTGTTGCGGGGTCGGCTCAGAGAACTGGCGCAAGAGCGACCGCGCTTTGACTATCGTCGTCTGGGAGTGCTGTTGTGCCGTGGGGGCCATCTCGTTAACCTCAAGCGAGGGTTGCGTCTGTATCGCGAAGAAGGACTGAAGCTGCGTGCCAGGAAACGCAAGCGCGTGGCCAGCGCGCAGCGGGTGCAGCCCGAAGCAACAAGTGACATCAACCAACGGTGGTCGATGGACTTTATGTCAGACACGCTGAGTTGTGGACGGCGCTTTCGCAGCCTGAATATTGTTGACTGCCATAACCGCGAAGCGTTATGTATCGAGGTCGATTCGCCTTTGAGTGGGGAGCGTGTCGTGTGGGTGCTGCAATGTCTGAGCGAAACTCGTGGCCTGCCCCAAACCATTCAAGGCGATAACGGGCCTGAGTTCACAGGACGGGATTTAGATGAATGGGCGTTTAAGAACCGAGTGAAGCTGCTTTTCATTGAACCGGGCAAACCGGTGCAGAACGCCGTGTGGAATTGCTGCGATTTAGTGGAGGATAAGTTAAGCGCCGGTTATTAA